One region of Leishmania panamensis strain MHOM/PA/94/PSC-1 chromosome 28 sequence genomic DNA includes:
- a CDS encoding hypothetical protein (TriTrypDB/GeneDB-style sysID: LpmP.28.1130) — MKKVKYAASAAVTPHSYDRGRDCHSATAWMRQLLCRRFSTWRPLFNRTPPRPLKSFTPQGAMRSSLFPQHRCVSSQATPSDAGAPAEKLSPWEKAFDEALYMGFTHQSVVGVADSADTTPSSDLANKNVAIRVAPCIEDLTESPSAVAIEVPEDTAGASITGSETLSVTRAAKSTPLAQTPRENPRPSSGVSSPPLLPSVSQSEEERRMHLITELAFEQALYGDPVVESRGDGGATGSHSTKTPDSTSNTPTERPTGETAGVVEESREGRTVVAAGVATLASPKSFPPPPSHLPLGGSAELSKSALSPLQASRLSEEKGQPMSATAVTMPRAAFESAEAAFERVLYGDLMVEPLSGKAKVLVPSDASIAEAGREGSTSTGAPPLLPTPPTLLGTPASTRPYPDAGVADALICSAEDVASCGVAEEKPASDIRESKAEKMPQGGGDVRQLVESPVTTGVPATADGGGADRIAVKEAIPPPTVSMRCVFSLDRRDSPADQFALFNALFRVTDHHTTVVTHIDPEDRVRRCMPLLDRVSKRELFFASEWVLDLERADGTNTAPLSTESAAGFAETSAPPPFTHREVIGRSKVLRTLVFRLLRAPHRWWDQVQELVLLAVKEAAALHPSCTTSVDTAASGEDTSLKSSGAGADDAAASVVMTASDTVAAGGVIRDTTAEDVQAAMTRVFSTDPQQVHFFSDALREVLAALGHTSGTDRSLPAFEGPLGAWKAFVLTQRHLTTGVCGPHTRPFSFGEGRPTITASDLAPLQYCEAAASWDDPPSLGPLPCATAVPHRAEVCLTKGERGVDEAHAGRASLPCMTLASTAAVDAITMAWDKMSEEEQNTFLFGAESAQLSQRVRELGGVYAVFGQNNTSFEMESMLAEAETAAQLREAQEKEEAEAKAAGVGSTHALTEASLLEVMRDREAAHVRAYDVDRVVLELTNGEGVAVARLPGGRSTFLSNLAAASSARGGRTSRQQGDHGRISAVAAASNVPFQRQLQNNEDVQLAALWQRFTRASTGDLIGNLLYVRRHASLLVHEAMVDVAVQKAFWLLFFARDEVRAVTHPKRTYETLWNLHRQLVSLFVLPSTDGSPPSPAPGQVARSGEDAQAINPAFESLSLHSQVSYACFGCAHVLPQRDESAKSSYLSTLVTEPAGVGDNPITHSGVCKPYASPKDLYAALTGTYSGRVARREGATAVPSTSAVHSQVADSVRVNFETLSAFQQLAVAFCFPRNDAERDEAARLVSGRSGTTAVNALTTTTRGAADAEEDPQNERGEPSLGTGSHLTAEGKLLDDGCARQPSLHVEERIKGASKVKTHDNCSTGGDTWLQQVQCALEGSVYECLRSLRAARVLATPLPSPKHRFSDTSVILATFSNEQRRKVQRAVQDITATMIEGDTVESSVGASSLAREVLVPAKAQIKQHLMPPLDSTMADALASPRRRGRKARTTANTPLSSAMSVVRDKRQQVTETMPTNNLSLRRKRGRKPRAASCEGIDSAPEKQTAGAVLEKTKRLKTPSMERSPGHRGRNRGGERQESGVTNEEVARVMALFCEGAT; from the coding sequence CTGCAGGCGCTTTTCGACGTGGCGGCCGCTGTTCAATCGAACACCACCGCGTCCTTTGAAGTCCTTTACGCCGCAGGGGGCCATGCGCAGCTCTCTTTTCCCGCAGCACCGGTGTGTTTCGTCACAGGCCACACCAAGTGATGCAGGGGCGCCTGCAGAAAAGCTCAGCCCCTGGGAAAAGGCGTTTGACGAGGCGCTTTACATGGGGTTTACACATCAATCCGTTGTTGGTGTAGCCGACTCCGCCGATACAACTCCTTCCAGCGACCTAGCAAACAAAAATGTCGCTATCCGCGTCGCGCCCTGTATCGAGGACCTCACAGAATCCCCCAGTGCGGTCGCAATCGAGGTACCTGAGGATACTGCTGGCGCAAGTATCACAGGCTCTGAAACTCTCTCGGTGACACGTGCTGCAAAGTCGACCCCTTTGGCCCAGACTCCACGAGAGAATCCTCGCCCTAGCAGCGGAGTCAGCAGCCCGCCCCTGTTGCCGTCCGTCTCACAGTCTGAGGAAGAGCGCCGCATGCATCTCATCACCGAGCTAGCGTTTGAGCAGGCGCTCTACGGCGACCCCGTCGTTGAAAGTAggggagacggcggcgccaccggcaGCCACAGTACAAAGACCCCTGATTCCACCTCGAATACACCAACCGAGCGACCGACGGGCGAGACAGCGGGAGTGGTCGAAGAAAGCCGCGAAGGCCGTACAGTTGTTGCAGCTGGCGTCGCTACGCTAGCATCTCCAAAGTCAtttccaccacctccgagCCACCTACCTCTGGGAGGCAGTGCAGAACTCTCGAAAAGTGCTCTTTCACCTTTACAGGCTTCCAGACTcagcgaggagaagggtCAGCCAATGTCGGCAACGGCAGTGACAATGCCACGGGCAGCTTTCGAGTCTGCTGAGGCTGCGTTTGAGCGCGTGCTCTATGGCGATCTCATGGTGGAGCCGTTGAGTGGGAAGGCGAAAGTTCTGGTGCCCAGTGATGCGAGCATAGCTgaggcagggagggagggcagcaCGTCTACTGGCGCTCCTCCGTTGTTACCGACGCCACCTACTTTGCTCGGCACTCCTGCCTCGACGCGACCGTATCCCGATGCTGGTGTCGCGGATGCACTCATATGCAGCGCAGAGGATGTCGCATCGTGTGGGGTGGCTGAAGAGAAGCCAGCATCCGACATTCGCGAATCcaaggcagagaagatgccacagggcggcggcgatgtcCGCCAGCTGGTTGAGAGCCCAGTGACCACAGGGGTACCTGCCACagctgacggtggcggtgccgatAGAATCGCTGTCAAGGAAGCCATTCCTCCTCCCACCGTCTCCATGCGCTGTGTTTTCAGTCTCGACCGTCGAGATTCCCCTGCTGACCAGTTCGCACTCTTTAATGCTCTGTTCCGTGTCACAGATCATCACACAACTGTCGTCACGCACATCGACCCTGAGGATCGGGTGAGGCGATGCATGCCGCTACTGGATCGTGTCAGCAAGCGGGAACTCTTTTTCGCAAGTGAGTGGGTCTTGGATTTGGAGCGAGCCGATGGAACCAACACTGCACCGCTCAGCACCGAGAGCGCAGCCGGCTTCGCGGAAacttcagcgccgccgcctttcACACACCGAGAGGTGATTGGACGCAGCAAGGTCCTGCGCACCCTCGTGTTCCGTCTGCTGCGGGCGCCACACCGCTGGTGGGACCAGGTGCAGGAACTCGTATTGCTTGCGGTgaaagaggcagcggcacttcATCCGAGCTGCACAACTTCCGTAGACACTGCAGCCTCTGGCGAGGATACCTCTCTGAAGTCCTccggtgctggcgctgatgacgctgctgcctccgttGTGATGACTGCCAGCGACACGGTTGCTGCGGGTGGTGTGATACGAGACACCACTGCGGAGGATGTGCAGGCGGCCATGACTCGCGTCTTCAGCACCGATCCCCAGCAGGTGCACTTTTTCAGTGATGCCTTACGGGAAGTACTTGCTGCATTGGGTcacaccagcggcaccgaTCGCTCTCTTCCAGCCTTTGAGGGACCGCTGGGGGCGTGGAAGGCTTTTGTGCTcacgcagcgccacctcacAACCGGGGTCTGCGGCCCGCACACGCGGCCCTTCAGCTTTGGTGAAGGACGGCCCACTATCACCGCCTCAGATCTTGCACCTCTGCAGTACTGTGAggctgccgcctcctggGACGACCCGCCGTCTTTAGGGCCGCTTccctgcgccaccgctgtgccGCACCGGGCAGAGGTTTGCCTTACGAAAGGGGAGCGTGGAGTCGACGAGGCCCACGCGGGGAGGGCGTCTTTACCTTGCATGACCTTGGCGagcactgccgctgtcgaCGCCATTACAATGGCGTGGGACAAaatgagcgaggaggagcaaaaCACGTTCCTCTTTGGAGCCGAAAGCGCGCAGCTCTCCCAGCGAGTTCGCGAGCTGGGTGGTGTTTACGCCGTGTTCGGTCAGAACAACACGTCGTTTGAGATGGAGAGCATGCTCGCGGAGGCCGaaacggcggcgcagctgcgcgaggcacaggaaaaggaagaggcagaggccaAAGCAGCGGGCGTGGGTAGCACTCACGCGCTGACAGAGGCCTCGTTGTTGGAGGTGATGCGTGATCGGGAGGCggcacacgtgcgtgcgtacgaTGTGGACCGGGTGGTGCTCGAGCTGACGAACGGCGAGGGAGTGGCTGTCGCCAGGCTGCCTGGTGGCCGCTCCACCTTCCTCTCCAACCTAGCAGCTGCGTCTAGCGCGCGAGGCGGAAGGACCTCCCGACAACAGGGTGACCACGGACGCATTAGTGCGGTCGCAGCCGCCTCTAACGTGCCGTTTCAACGACAGCTGCAGAATAACGAGGACGTGCAGCTTGCcgcgctgtggcagcgctTCACCCGAGCGTCAACGGGTGACCTCATAGGCAACCTCCTCTACGTGCGCCGCCACGCCAGTCTGCTGGTGCACGAGGCCATGGTGGATGTGGCGGTGCAGAAGGCCTTCTGGTTGCTCTTTTTTGCTCGCGACGAAGTGCGCGCTGTCACCCATCCGAAGCGCACGTACGAGACACTCTGGAACTTGCACCGCCAGCTCGTGTCGCTCTTTGTGTTACCCAGCACTGATGGGTCACCGCCCTCGCCAGCGCCGGGGCAAGTCGCCCGTAGTGGCGAGGACGCACAGGCGATAAACCCGGCCTTTgagtctctctcgctgcacagTCAGGTGAGCTACGCTTGTTTTGGCtgtgcgcacgtgctgccgcagcgcgacgAATCGGCCAAATCGTCGTACCTGAGTACGCTGGTGACGGAGCCCGCGGGAGTGGGCGACAATCCCATCACTCACTCTGGCGTTTGCAAGCCCTATGCATCGCCGAAGGATCTGTATGCTGCCCTCACCGGGACCTACAGCGGTAGGGTCGCTAGGCGCGAAGGAGCGACAGCAGTGCCCTCAACGTCCGCCGTCCACTCGCAGGTGGCGGACAGTGTGAGGGTAAATTTTGAAACCCTCTCGGCCTTTCAGCAGCTTGCCGTCGCTTTCTGCTTCCCCCGCAACGACGCCGAGAGGGACGAAGCGGCGCGGCTCGTGTCTGGGCGTAGCGGCACCACGGCCGTGAATGCGCTGACGACCACCACGCGAGGAGCGGCAGACGCGGAGGAGGATCCGCAGAATGAGAGGGGCGAGCCCTCGTTGGGTACCGGATCACACCTCACAGCTGAAGGGAAGCTGTTGGATGATGGCTGCGCGCGGCAGCCGAGTCTCCACGTGGAGGAGCGAATAAAAGGCGCCAGCAAAGTCAAGACCCACGACAACTGCTCCACCGGTGGTGACACATGGCTGCAGCAAGTGCAATGCGCTCTCGAGGGCAGTGTGTACGAGTGTCTCCGCTCTCTCCGAGCAGCACGCGTGCTTGCGACCCCGCTTCCTTCTCCCAAGCACCGCTTCAGCGACACCAGTGTGATCTTGGCGACCTTCTCCAATGAACAACGGCGCAAGGTGCAACGCGCCGTGCAGGATATCACAGCCACAATGATCGAGGGGGATACTGTGGAGTCCTCGGTAGGTGCATCGTCGTTAGCGAGGGAGGTACTTGTGCCTGCCAAGGCACAGATCAAACAGCATCTCATGCCCCCTCTTGACTCAACAATGGCGGATGCGCTCGCGTCTCCTCGGCGAAGGGGTCGGAAGGCGAGGACAACTGCAAACACACCGCTATCGTCAGCTATGTCGGTGGTGCGCGACAAGCGCCAGCAAGTCACTGAGACGATGCCTACGAACAACCTGTCTCTACGACGCAAGCGGGGTCGGAAGCCACGTGCTGCGAGTTGCGAAGGTATCGATAGTGCACCAGAGAAGCAAACGGCAGGCGCGGTTCTCGAAAAGACGAAGCGGTTGAAGACCCCCTCAATGGAGCGGAGCCCGGGCCACCGAGGCCGTAATCGTGGAGGGGAACGGCAGGAAAGCGGAGTGAccaacgaggaggtggcccGTGTTATGGCTTTGTTTTGCGAAGGCGCGACGTAG